aAGCCTACTCGTGGTTAGTTATAGGAgacttgcatttatttctgtatgtatttattttattcatgttcaacAAGCACTTAATATGTGAGATCAAAGcatgcttttcatgcatttatttccataatctcattatggtcttttttttttcctgaactcCTGAAGTTACCCATCTGGAACCCCATAGttcatttgtttgctgtacCATACACCAGGCCCTTTTAAcagatatcatatcatataacaGTATCTACAGTGGCATGCAAAGGTTTGGGCACATCTggtcaaaatgcatgttactgtCAACTGTTAAGcaagttgaagatgaaatgctctccaaaaggcataaagttTAAGATGACGcattccttttgtattttaaactgaaactttttttttttttttttttttaacatcttttacattttcaaaataacaaaaaaggaaaagggccTAAAGCAAAACTTCGGGCACACTACATGCTTAGTACCTAGTAGCACCCGCTTTGGCAAGcatcacattttgtaaacactttTTCTAGCCAGCCAAGAGTCTTCTGATTCTTGTTTAAGGGATTTTCATCCATTCTTCATTGCAACAGTCTTCTAGTTTTGTGAGATTCCTGGGctgtcttgcatgcactgttcttttgaTGTCTATCCACAGATTTTCAATGCTGTTTGGATCAGGGCACTCTGAGGACCATGGTAAAACCTTCAACTTGCACCTTTTGAGGTAGTTTATTGTGgattttgaggtgtgtttaggaTCATTATCCATTTGTAGAAGCCGTCCTCTTTTCAAcctcagcatttttacagaataGTGTTATGTTTGCTTCCAGATTTTGCTGGAAATTCATTGAATCCATTGTTCCCTCTACCCATGAaatgattctgaaatgttttatggccTTCCAGACCCCTTATCTTGACTGCCACTATTCCTGTTAAGCAccattttataattacatttcaaactcatgaaatggcaaactgaaaacacattgtTGTCTTCCTATagctttctcctgttttataggcctgaagtattttcattttcattttgctaggCAGCGGCTTAGAAGAACCCATGGCTGCTGGTTTCTGGGACAaggttagaggagtctgggtatttataaagctttgaAATTTGCATCATGTGGCCTTTCCTAACAATGTTTGTAAACAAGCCATAAGCCTAACAGGCTAATGAAGGTCTGAGACTGTCGTCAAAGTTATTTGAGTGTTCAAATCTCCTaggtactctttttttttttccacaattgtataaaacaaactaatacactgacattgctgaaaatgttgaaaagtgtgtttcatcatttttgacctgacatttaaacaagatgtgcgtgcacgcaaacatacacacataataatggtgagtgtatgctactgattgaactcaaacaaaattaaaatgctcttttgaatatgcagtatcttccctttatgacctcacacattatcaaagtttacaaacaatagaagaacaatttcacacaaaagcaacattttctgcaaGCATTGTTTGCTAATGGTGAATGCAGCCAGAAACTTTAAAGGTGCTGCATATGACAATACCcccagttctctttttttgcagaatCCATGGGTACACATCTCAATGCCAAACAGCTTGTAGATGTGCATTTTTCCAGATGCTCAGAAGTGAACACGAGAACAATGATttagaagaggaggaggtgtctgaaggagatgaggaagaattCAACCCAGAGCATGGTGCATCATCGTCAGGTGAAGAGAAAATCCCTCAaggtgaaacaaacatttttgtccaaACTGTGGCCATAAGAAAGGTCTAGGAGAAGTGAATGAAATGTCTTTCATACCTCTACAACACTGGACCTGAAGTAACAGTGGATACAGACTGATTCCATTCaaaggtacatttttaattccatatatgtaatgtaaactgatattcattgttaattttagaatgtattattgttaaattaattttttcatgcttttgttttatctattatttcatgttcatgttttatttattattttacttctctttattgttgttgtttacatgccTTATGGATAGCGGTAATGGTTCAAAAATGTGAGAGGACTAGTATTTTGTCGTTGAATTCTTAatagtaaaacatataaaaatatataactgttttggccaaaaaattcatgactactgtttcctttcaatataatgcatttaaacttctttctgtacatttctacAACTTTTTTAGGCTATGCTTTAGactacttaaaacatacctctcacctcaacatttctcataacttctcttcttattcttatttgttaattaatgtgttgattgttttaatgtattttttctgcatctttgtcatagtaaagcgaccttgagtctgtgacagtttctatataaatgaaacttattattattattattattattctacaagtgccatgtttctgatggagctccacattttccatttaaattgaTGTATTTCTAAACCTAAAACGTGActaaaaatacaagtaaaacCGTCTAGTAGACCAGTCGCCATGGGAGGTGATAAAATAGATGATCCTCTGCTTCCATCTCGTGgccaaaatggaaacattccATAATATTCAATCATTAAGGGCACCTAGTTTTAATCAGAATGCTGtcagaatataaatgtataatgcagaacaattagccagtttctcttgggagaaacaacaacaacaaaaaaacaacaccaacaataataataaacctatGGAATGGGTATGTCCTTCTCAGAAATAATTTCTAGGCTTAGCTGACAGCCACTCTCATaaaggtttgtttgcttttgtatctgctgttgaaataaacacaataattgtctttcatcataaaaagaaaagccctaaaacaataactaaaaaatgctctgaagacaaataaaaatatttatagaaattgACTTGCCTTTCATGatgattcttctttttcttcttcttcttattgtaAGCCTACTCGTGGTTAGTTATAGGAgacttgcatttatttctgtatgtatttattttattcatgttcaacAAGCACTTAATATGTGAGATCAAAGcatgcttttcatgcatttatttccataatctcattatggtctttttttttcctgaactcCTGAAGTTACCCATCTGGAACCCCATAGttcatttgtttgctgtacCATACACCAGGCCCTTTTAAcagatatcatatcatataacaGTATCTACAGTGGCATGCAAAGGTTTGGGCACATCTggtcaaaatgcatgttactgtCAACTGTTAAGcaagttgaagatgaaatgctctccaaaaggcataaagttTAAGATGACGcattccttttgtattttaaactgaaacttttttttttttttttaacatcttttacattttcaaaataacaaaaaaggaaaagggccTAAAGCAAAACTTCGGGCACACTACATGCTTAGTACCTAGTAGCACCCGCTTTGGCAAGcatcacattttgtaaacactttTTCTAGCCAGCCAAGAGTCTTCTGATTCTTGTTTAAGGGATTTTCATCCATTCTTCATTGCAACAGTCTTCTAGTTTTGTGAGATTCCTGGGctgtcttgcatgcactgttcttttgaTGTCTATCCACAGATTTTCAATGCTGTTTGGATCAGGGCACTCTGAGGACCATGGTAAAACCTTCAACTTGCACCTTTTGAGGTAGTTTATTGTGgattttgaggtgtgtttaggaTCATTATCCATTTGTAGAAGCCGTCCTCTTTTCAAcctcagcatttttacagaataGTGTTATGTTTGCTTCCAGATTTTGCTGGAAATTCATTGAATCCATTGTTCCCTCTACCCATGAaatgattctgaaatgttttatggccTTCCAGACCCCTTATCTTGACTGCCACTATTCCTGTTAAGCAccattttataattacatttcaaactcatgaaatggcaaactgaaaacacattgtTGTCTTCCTATagctttctcctgttttataggcctgaagtattttcattttcattttgctaggCAGCGGCTTAGAAGAACCCATGGCTGCTGGTTTCTGGGACAaggttagaggagtctgggtatttataaagctttgaAATTTGCATCATGTGGCCTTTCCTAACAATGTTTGTAAACAAGCCATAAGCCTAACAGGCTAATGAAGGTCTGAGACTGTCGTCAAAGTTATTTGAGTGTTCAAATCTCCTaggtactcttttttttttttccacaattgtataaaacaaactaatacactgacattgctgaaaatgttgaaaagtgtgtttcatcatttttgacctgacatttaaacaagatgtgcgtgcacgcaaacatacacacataataatggtgagtgtatgctactgattgaactcaaacaaaattaaaatgctcttttgaatatgcagtatcttccctttatgacctcacacattatcaaagtttacaaacaatagaagaacaatttcacacaaaagcaacattttctgcaaGCATTGTTTGCTAATGGTGAATGCAGCCAGAAACTTTAAAGGTGCTGCATATGACAATATCcccagttctctttttttgcagaatCCATGGGTACACATCTCAATGCCAAACAGCTTGTAGATGTGCATTTTTCCAGATGCTCAGAAGTGAACACGAGAACAATGATttagaagaggaggaggtgtctgaaggagatgaggaagaattCAATCCAGAGCATGGTGCATCATCGTCAGGTGAAGAGAAAATCCCTCAaggtgaaacaaacatttttgtccaaACTGTGGCCATAAGAAAGGTCTAGGAGAAGTGAATGAAATGTCTTTCATACCTCTACAACACTGGACCTGAAGTAACAGTGGATACAGACTGATTCCATTCaaaggtacatttttaattccatatatgtaatgtaaactgatattcattgttaattttagaatgtattattgttgatttatgttcttcatgcttttgttttatctattatttcatgttcatgttttatttattattttacttctctttattgttgttgtttacatgccTTATGGATAGCGGTAATGGTTCAAAAATGTGAGAGGACAAGTATTTTGTCGTTGAATTCTTAatagtaaaacatataaaaatatataactgttttgGCCAAAATATTCATGACTACTGTTTCCTTtcaatataatgcatttaaacttctttctgtacatttctacAACTTTTTTAGGCTATGCTTTAGactacttaaaacatacctctcacctcaacatttctcataacttctcttcttattcttatttgttaattaatgtgttgattgttttaatgtattttttctgcatctttgtcatagtaaagcgaccttgagtctgtgacagtttctatataaatgaaacttattattattattattattattattctacaagtgccatgtttctgatggagctccacattttccatttaaattgaTGTATTTCTAAACCTAAAACGTGActaaaaatacaagtaaaacCGTCTAGTAGACCAATCACCATGGGAGGTGATAAAATAGATGATCCTCTGCTTCCATCTTGTGgccaaaatggaaacattccataatattcaaaatgttattttgaacCATATTCGTAATGGTTCAAAAATGTGAGAGGACTAGTATTTTGTCGTTGAAAAGTTATTTGAGTGTTCAAATCTCCTaggtactcttttttttttttttttttttttttttttttctgaaaatgttgaaaagtgtgtttcatcTTTTAACTTTATGCTTTTTGGAGAtaatttcatcttcaacttgattaactgttcacagtaacataTATTTTGTCCAGGGGTGCTCAAATCTTTGCATGCCACTGTATGACTGCACttctattttgttctttcagaagacagcttaaatctttttattaacaatttccTTCTTTACCCTCACAATATGTTCTTAGCCAAATCTGTCTTCTTCTTGATTATGCGATGGTCTATTTTTtctactgtgtgtatgtgtgggtgcgtgtgcgtgtcggTGTGTGCGAGCGTAtctctgcatttgcatttcctgaaagaaaagGGATGAAAGAAATAACTACAAAGAATAACAATAGCACTGGAAGAACAAGtacaatttatcatttatttattcagggtTTGACAAATATTACTGACACATGGTTCTAAGCTATCACTTTTGAACATGCCTTCAAATCACTTTGGCATCCACTGTTGAAAACACGACTATCGTTACGTCACAAGCTTTAAGGTTTTCcacaaatttaataataaatggctTACAGTTTTTGATTCCAAATGCAACTGTCCCTTCATGTCTCTTGAAGACAGAAATAAGTCAACTCTCATTTTGTTGTGGCTGGTTTTACAGtttggccacaagatggcagcaaaGGTCCATCTATCACAGCATCCCAATCAGTATTGGTGGGTTTTACTTGATATcatttagttaatttatttttcttgttaatttatttgaaatgtacttctattcctcctcctcctcctcctcctcctcctcttcctgctgttaataataataataataataataataataataataataataataatagtggtagagataatgttaacaaaaatattcatgatAATAAGGTTGTTTCCTTGTGCTGAGTTCAGGTTGCCCTCCAGTACCGGATCCAagctttacattttaagtaaagcTGCTTCACAGTGATGATGAAATTCCCAATACAGCAGATGATTCATACTCTTTACAACATTTTATTGAGCATTTTTTTAGACTGCAGTCTTTGAAGGCCTTTGAAGGCTGTATTCAACCTTTAGGGCATACAAGTGTGTTTTCCTATGATTTACAAGCGTAGTGATGTCCTTTATTAATGCTTGAAAAGTATCCCATGTTCATTACTTTGGAGCATTCTCTGTCTGGGTTTTCATGTAGCAATTGAACATACACATCTAGAACTCTCTTGAGACACATTTCCAGGTCCTCATGAAAGGTCAGTATGATGTGCCATTGCATTGGAATATGTTCATTGGTCCTTGTTGTACAACAGTGGTTATCAGCAGCATAAGGCCTCAATGGATGAGGGCACATGGATGGAGTTATGGTATGTGAAAAAAGCAGTtaagctgccactgttgcagCAGAAGATGAAAGTGAGAAGACAGCAGATGAGTATGcaatgtgataaaaaaaaaaaaggtttgcctgttttctgtttgtagaggTCATATGAGGCTAGACATAAAAGTAGGCCTAGACCATGAAGAATGGAATGAGTGACGTGCTATCAAAGCAGTTTGAGTTGCCTGCAAAGAATAGTTGTCCTCTATGTGGCTTTAAAATATGGGCCTTGACCCCACTGCCTCaatctatttgtgtgttttcctaaAAATGTAATGCTCTGTCCATTTCTGTTATTAATTTGAAACTGACATCTTCCAACCTAGAAATTTGAAACCCATCATGTTTCTCTAACCTGAACCACATGCTGTTCTTGGATTGGTGGGAACCCTAAGAGGCCTAGTGAACACACGGATTAGGAGTGTGCATATAATTTCTATATTTTCCAGCAAGAGACTTTAAACTTGGGGGGTTTCAGCACCAGTGCTGAGGATCTACTTCCATTCTGACTCTTCTTCTTATTAGTggcagtagtaacagtagtaggcCATCTTATGCTGCACTGactcttttgttgtctttgtttgtttgtttgttatcgttctttttcttcccttatGTTGTTGTTCGTTATTATTGTCTAAGATatcttatattttacatatatgaaTTGTCGTTTTTGTGAAATAGTATGGAGTTTTTATTCCAGTCTGGCTAAGTGTGGTGCTGGAGGCGTTTGGAGGCGCGTGGTCTTTAGCTCCGCCTCCTCGAGTGCCCCTTGTCTTCAACCAGGTCCTTTAGTCGAGAATAATAGTGCCGCTCTGGGTATGGAGGCTTCATTATTTCACTTTTCTTCGAATAGTGTGAGAAGGCTAAGGGATGTCTGGCAGAGGAAAGGGTGGTAAGGGTCTGGGGAAAGGTGGCGCTAAGCGTCACCGTAAAGTACTCCGCGACAACATCCAGGGTATCACTAAGCCAGCTATCCGCCGTCTGGCTCGTCGTGGCGGTGTGAAGCGCATCTCCGGTCTGATCTACGAGGAGACCCGTGGCGTGCTGAAAGTGTTTCTGGAGAACGTCATCAGGGACGCGGTTACCTACACCGAGCATGCCAAGAGAAAGACTGTCACCGCCATGGATGTGGTTTATGCTCTGAAACGCCAGGGACGTACTCTGTACGGCTTCGGAGGGTAAACACTGAGTTCAAACGAAACCAacggctcttttaagagccacccatACATTCAGTTAAAGAGTTGTTCCGTGCGGCTATGGCCGCCTATAAGCGCCCAAAGGACTTATTGTCCTATATTGATAAGGGCTGTTTGCATGTTGTATACATGCAGATCCCAGCCCAAAATAAGTCACgataatgtttaaaacatatttcCCAAAGTAAGAAAGGAAGCAAAGAATAAGCATTGTGGAGACTTGGTTTGGCTTTCTGCGCCTCCTTCCTAAGAAGGGGCGGGAAAGTTAAAGATAGACATGGCAGGGCGGGATTAAGAGGTAAACGCTATGGAGTGGCGGAGCAACGATAGGAGGTTCCTGTGAGAGGAGGGGTTGTTTTCTAGCCAATGATGGCTTGTCATGACCGAGGAGGCGAGGGTATGTTCTAATTAGAATACCAGAGTCTAAATAAACTGGGTGTGCACGCGCCGTTTCTCATTCCGTTGTGGTTTATTCAACGACGAACGTCATGCCCGAACCAGCGAAGTCCGCCCCGAAGAAGGGATCTAAGAAAGCGGTGACCAAGACGACTGGTAAAGGAGGCAAGAAGCGCAGAAAGACCAGGAAGGAGAGTT
The sequence above is a segment of the Electrophorus electricus isolate fEleEle1 chromosome 16, fEleEle1.pri, whole genome shotgun sequence genome. Coding sequences within it:
- the LOC118242692 gene encoding histone H4, translating into MSGRGKGGKGLGKGGAKRHRKVLRDNIQGITKPAIRRLARRGGVKRISGLIYEETRGVLKVFLENVIRDAVTYTEHAKRKTVTAMDVVYALKRQGRTLYGFGG